Part of the Lynx canadensis isolate LIC74 chromosome E3, mLynCan4.pri.v2, whole genome shotgun sequence genome is shown below.
TGTGTGGGCTCTAGGGAGGGACAGAGTTCATAAGGCCACATATCTCAGATCTGAATCTGGAAGAATTAAGACAGTGAAGGGATTGTTAACATCCCAGGGGCCTCACAGGTGTGTGTTCAGGTGTAAATGAAGATTAGGCACCCCAAAAAGTAAAACTTCTGGGGAGTGTTGATATGGAGAGAAGCATTAGGACCCATCCCATGGTCCTGCCAGTGGCGAGAGGGGATGTGTATGTGCCCACGCTATATTAAAGATTCAACTTCTGGATTGGAGGtttttaacaacaacagcaacaacatcaacaacaacaaccatcTAATATATTTTAACCGTACAGAATAGTTGCCTTTTAGAAATTATGCTGTGGGCATGGCAGTTCAATCAGTACATTGAAGTTTTTCCTTTAGCTCTCCTATAGCTGATGGTTTCTGTAGAAAAGGAccaattgatttctttttaaaatgttgcttcaGGGCATAGAGACCTTTATAGGTCATGTTTCAACTTATAGGAAATTTTTATAGttcaaatataaattacattaaatgtgggCTTTGTAATGGAGTTAAGGTTAAGTAAAGTTCTGACTTCCCTTAGGCTGTTTATAGTGTTCAGGAGGCCTCCATTCTATTGAGACAGGAGCTATGTTAAAGCAGAAGAATGGTCAGGGTTGGGTATAATAAGGAATATGGGAGGCTCAGTCTAATGATATAACTATTGAGATATAGAAAGAGGTGCACCAAGGCTCTGTAACACTGGCAGAACCAGTGTTATGGGTTGGACTGTGTCCCTCCAGAGAATATGTTGGAAGTCCTGACCCCTGGTACTTAGGACCTTATGGTATtggtgaccttatttggaaatagactctttgcagatataattaaggtgAGGTCATCCTGGAGTACAGAGGGCCCTAAATCCCATGAGTGGTGTCATGGACACCAGAGAAGAGAACACCATGTAAAGGCAGAGACACACGGCGAAGATGGCcatgtgatgatggaggcagagactggaacgATGCATCTATAAACCAAGGAATACGAATGATTGCCAGCAACTACCAGAAGctagagaggcaaggaaggattctcccatACAAATTTCGGAGGCAGCTTTGACCTTctaacatcttgattttggactttcccCTCCAGGTCTGTGAGACAATAAGtacctgttgttttaagccaggtACGTTGTTGTACTTTTTTATGGCAGCTGTGGAAAACTAATGCAACTGGTATTTAATTTTGGAGGcccagtacaaaatgaaaatgcagggtctttgttaaaaaaaaaaatcaagaattctggggcgcctgggtggtttagtcggttgagcttctgacttttgattctggctcaggtcatgatcccaggattgtgagaatgagccctgaattgggctctttgctgagcatggagcctgcttgggactctctgtctatctctctccctctctctcaaataaaataaataaaaaatcaagaattcTGAAACGGTGACAGCCTAGTAGATTATTAAACCAAGTTGAGGGCTCTTTTGAGCCCTGGGCCTTGAGTGACTGCTCACTTTACAAGTCACGAACCTGGCTCTGGTTGCTGGGTTCTCAAAGTGCTGGATCCCCTCTGGCATGCAGGAAATGGTTGAAGTGGATTATTATAATGTACACTGATAAACCCTGGGAAACCCAAAGAATACTCACTTCTGTTTCCGACGAATGACCGTGTATGTCACACTAGCAACACACAGAACTGCAAGAACTCCTGTCACAATTCCGAGGCCAAACGCTATCTTTTGGAGAGGGAATGTCTTCTGTGTCTCTGCTCCTGATAAAATATAAGATGGTTTTTTAATTGTCTGATTATTAAGAGGCTGTTCTCGCTGCTCCTGGGTCTCTGGGAAGTTTTTCATCCAAGCTCTGGTGAATATTAATTATGGAAATGAAATGTACATTTAACCCAAGAAAGTGTTCACTGTAGAGAAACCTCATAGGGCAAGTCGTTGAAAGGCGATTTACTAAATGACCTATTCGCCAAATGACCCATTTGCCTAATGACCACTTTGCCAAGTGACCAATTTGCTAAAAGCCAATTTGCTGAAAATCAGTTGGTGGGACATCCTGCTTATCAATAACTGACAGCAGTCAGACACCTTACCCCAGGTTCCCTATGGGCTATGAGACGGGGTAGGGGCCAAACAGTTATAGCAAaactctaaaacttaaaaaaaaaaaaatcccaataattTCCTGAGTTGGTCATTCATTTAACTAGTTTCCTACAAAATGGCCTGCATCCTGTAAGTTCACAAGAAAATCGTGTGCAGTGGCTTAGAAGAAGGGAAAAGCGTGTCCTTTATACTCTGTTTTGATTGAGTGTAGTTGCTTTAAGTATGATAAATCACTGAACAGCATCTAAGTCTCTCCTGGCAGAAGAAAAGCTGGCCACTGGTTGCAAACAACTGCATTCTTAGAGACTATACCATTCTTCCTTTATATCACCCAGGTTTAAGGTTTTGAAGTCTTAAGAATTAGCAACCCCATTTACAGAAacacctccttccttcttttttcagcAGTGAGTGGAATGGTAAGGTTTCCTCCACTGTGAGCAGCTTTCTTCCAGGCACTAGCAAAGGCTGAGTTGCTGAAGGAAGACTGCTTTTCTGTACTACAAGGGACATCAGGGGGGCAGATTGCATGTGATTTCTAAGGATCAGAAGGATTATTGCTTGACTGTCTACGGAGAGCCTTCCTTTGGCCCCAGAGGCACTGTATGAAATGTCACCAGCACGTGGAGGGATTCCCTGTTTCCTTTGCTACCTGTTTAAGAGCTGCTGCTATCTTGCCCTGCAGATGCTGAAGCTGTTGGACAAACAGGATTATTCTGCTTGATTCTACCAGTGGCCCCCTCACTCCCCCGCCCaacctctttttcattcttttgtatctcAGGACAGAATAGATCAGACTGCCAGTTTTCTGGTGGTTGCTCTTGTATCTCacctggctgctgctgctgctcattGTGCTCATGTTGCACAAGCATTTCCTGGGTGACTGCCAGGGAGCCGTTATGGGGTTCAGGGGTAACCCCCAGGAGCTTACACATGAGTGGGTAGATGTGGATGCTGTCAAAAGGCTCAGCTAGGTGATTCTTTTTGAAATCTGGCCCAAAAGCTCTGAATATGGTCTTCATGTCCATGTAGACATTATCAAAGCCATGATCTCCTTTGTTGAAATATATTATTAGTtgctgaaaaataataataataaaaaagccaTTTTAGACTGCAATCCCCTGAAAGAAAACTGTCCCTTAGTTATTGTCATGCTTGTCAGATCCATGAaacctttgaaaatttaaatgacaagGAAGGACACTGCTCTGCAGTGCCAAAGGGAAGAGCAAGGAATGAAAGATctttaagaaagagaataaagaaagtaTACCCAttagacacagcaagaaggtaaTACTGACAATAATAAGCTGAAACACAGTGCCTCTGGTGATAGCCTCCTGTGCTTTGCAAGTTCCTTAATCCTGAAGAGAGAAGAGTAACACCCACTTCACATTAAGTCAGGCAGGTGGATGGGGATCTGAGAAGTGTACTCAGTGAGAGGCACTGAGACCCAAAGGATTTTCTAATGGTCAGTTCAGAAGTTTCCCTATTCCCTCAAACCTGGTTGGTTATGTAGGGAATGTGACTATTGCATTAAATTCCTTCACATCACTCTCAACTTGTTACTAACATCATGAACCAGGTTTAGAAAGAGGCCAGTGGCTATGGAATTTCTCCTTGGCAAGAACTTAGCTTTGGGCATGCATCCTCAGTGTTCTGGGTCATGTGAGGGATTGCAAAATATCAAGTAATTGTTGCATTTTACTGTGACTATTTCCACCAACGCTAAACAATAACCTTATGAATTTTCCTATACCTATTATACTCTGAACAGATTGCAAATATAATGTTTGGCTCATGTCCATAGCCTAGGACAAGTGTTCTTCAAACTATTTCTGGGATGGTCTTCTGTCATGCAGTGTTTAAACATCACTTACATTTTGTTCTGCCATGAATTATTGGTTGATAGTTAACAAAAACCAGACCACCTTAAATCTATCTCACAATTAGCATTGattttggtattttcttctttaggcttgcttattttttcataactgctttcttgagatataatttgtataattACCATATAATGTACCCATTTacagtgtacaattcagtgattttaaattttttttcacagaggtgtgcaactatcaccaccatcaattttcatcaccccaaaaagaaaccctgtacccttcaggagtcactccccatttcttcccaacatctctcccccttccccatccgACAATCACCAATCTGTgttctgtttctatagatttgcttGTGctgaacatttcatttaaatagaatcatacaaagTCTTTCGTATCTACtttctttcagtaaatatagtgttctcaaggttcattcaagttgtagcatgtatcagtaccttGTTCCTTCTAATGGcaacataatattccattgtatggttatatcatattttgtttattcattcatcagttgatgggcaattggtttgttttcactttttgatttttatgaataatgctgttgtgaccatttgtgtataatttttgtgtgtgtgtgtgtatgaacagggcttctccttcttctcctctccctcccctcctcctcctcctcctcctcctcctctttctccttcccatcaccctccttcttcccctccccctccctctccttctccctctccctctacctccctgtccctctccttccccttctcctcctccttctccttgatATGTGTAAAGGGGAACGAGCACATGGTTATTTTTGGTGAATCTACTGGTGATCTGTGCATAATGATCAAGCAAGCACACAGGCTTGGATTCAAACATTAACCTTATACTTCTAATCCTGAATCACTTCTCTCTATCTTTGGCTTATTccttattaaataaaacaagggaAATAAGAGTATCTATCTTTGGGTTGATGGgaaggcaaaaatgaaacaacTCATGTTAAATTTTTAGTACAGTGCTGGACAGAGCTTTGGTCGGGGATGTTTGTCATTATAACTGCATAGCAGTAACATGGGACAGGGTTGATTGGGTGAGAcatggggtgagggtggggaacaCTTAGAACTAACAGTGGGTTACaacttatgttttaattttttttcagaatcgTTTCTCTCTAGAGGCTGTCTCCCAGATCCAAGATGGCTTCATTCATTTTAGAATCGACTCACCCCATTGATGTTATAACCAGAGTCGGCGTACATCACAATTGGCAGCACCCTCTTGTGTTTAGCAAAATGGAAGCGTTCTGGGAATTCCTCCTTCTTGTACACATTGAGGTGAGGATGTGCATTCTTCAGTGCTTGGTAAACAGCTTCCTCTTTCCCTGGTTTGGGCAGGATCATCCCAAAGCCACCATAGTCCACGATATCAAACTTGACCAAGTCCTTGAACTTGATGTAGTTTGTCAAGAGGATCTCAGTGACATTGGGGCTCTTTTTTACTGTGGTCATGCCATGGTCTGATGTGATGATGACATTGAGGTGCTTGGTCAAGCTGTGCCTTTTAATGGCTTCCACCAGGTACCCGATGGTTCTGTCAATTTGCTGAATCATCACCCTTCTGTTCTCCGTCTCAGGCCCGAATTTGTGTCCCACGTTATCTGGCTCTCCATAGTACAGAGTCACAAAATCAAAGTCTTCCTTAGTGAACCAGTTCATGACAATATCGATGTTCTCCCTCCACTCTGTCTCATTGCTGTCTGGGTGAGTGTGAGACTCCACCAGGGACCGCTGGACAGCCTCCCCTTTGTACTTTGCACCTCCCCCAGGATAGTGGAATGATGCTGTCTTCCTCCCCTGCAAGTACAAGAAGAAAATTCTATCAGGGCTGTATCttatatcttttataaaataagcaaagcCTGACTTGTTGACATCTCTGCCCTAGTCCAGAGGCATAGAGAACATGTGAACTTTGGAGTCAGATGGGGTTGGATTTCATTCATCCTGGCTTCACCAGGATCTCATCAAATCTAAAACACTGTTAGTTGTAAGacatgttattattttatgtgcTACTGGAGGAAAAATGCTGCCAGTTAAACCATGACACTCCACTGACTTTAAGATGCACTCCAACTTTAGAgatggcaaaatgaaaaaaaaaagtcccttggAATGGAGGAAAAAGTTGCTGATGGTGagtgtgttctttaacctcttATGCTTCAGGGTTTCTATATGTAAAATGCCAAAAAGTTGATGGTATTTTTGTGAGGATTAGGCCAGATAGCTTTAAGGTAAAGTGTTGGGTATTGTGTTTTGGCGTGTGCTAGGCGGTCTTTTCTTTGCCTCCAAGTATAGCAAATCACCATAAAGCCTTCGCTGAATTGTATAGTGGACAGTTTGCCTGCCTACCACCCAATATCCTTCTGCTGGTTCAGAGAGCGCTGACTTCCCCTAGaggctctcctctctgcccttgcttCATGGCTGGTTTGGGATGTACtggttccacatcaggctccagaaGTGGGATGTGGCTGTGGCCTGGCCAATTAGAGGACACTGCATCCATTGGCCACAGCAGTTGGTTCAGACGTGGGCCCATGTCCCAGTCAGAGCCAATGAGATTTGATCTTGGGACTTCTGGGGAGGAGAAGTAAGGGCTGAGGAAAGCTTTGAACCAGAAATAACTCAATATATTGTTTTAACAACACATGTGATTGCAAAGTTATGAAATATTCTTAAGTAATCTTCCCAGTAGAAAGGTGGCTGTTGACAAAGTTTGGGAAaattgttaggaaaaaaaattatatatgctcTTTAATGAGTTCACAACAAGATGAACACATCTCACTAAATAAGTCCTGTTGTTGGAAAGCATCTACTCAACCAGgacatggcacatagtaggggctcaataGATTTTtggttcagtgaatgaatgacttGTGTATTTGGGGGAGCAAgtattttcttttgcctcagcAAAGCTATTAACTTGAAGGCTGTATTGTGGCACTTGCTGTGTCACCCAAAGTTTGAATGttctgaaaaacacaaaagatttATTGGTTTTAGTAGAACCAAGATTGGTGTAACTATGTTGATTTGGTATGGAGAATAAATGACCAGGAAGACTTTGGGGATAATGGCACCTGGGTTGTGGCTGTTTGATTAACAAATGAACAGAAGAGTATAAATAGAGAGTAATGAAAACTTCCTATATActgtttaagagagagaaacaagaaagcaATTTGGAAGTTGTAGGAGATGGTGTTGTCTTTCTACCCAGATCCCCTTACTGGGCCAGTGAACTCACATTCACTTCAGCTGCTCCATGTTCTGGAAAATTACCTTTAGCCAAGTGGCCAAATCTTGCCTCACCTGGAAAGTTGTTCCATACTGCGCCTTCAATCCCAGCTGCCTATGGCCAGGAATTGACTAATGGGAGGACAAAAGACCAGCTTACTTGCCTCAGGTTGGGATAACATGGGGGTGTAATTCATGCGCCAGAGCTCCCTGTGGGATCACGCTGAAGCTGGTATCCAACTTTGGGGACCATTTATCTTTCAAACCCTGCCCTGTCAGTTTCCCTTACTCCCATCTCCTGAGAACTCTCCCTCAATGCCTCACATGCACTAAACCCCTGCCTCAAGCTCTACTTTTAGGAAATTTGAAGTAAGACAGAAGTCttaaggtgtgcctgggtggcttagtcagttaagtgtctgactcttgatctcagctcaggtcttgatctcagggtcataagatcAAGGCCTGCATTGGACTCCCTCCATGCTGGGTGTgcagcctactttaaaaaaaaaaa
Proteins encoded:
- the LOC115504536 gene encoding ectonucleotide pyrophosphatase/phosphodiesterase family member 7-like — protein: MTGFGVLTLLLPILLGWASCHPVPGRKNFNKLLLISFDGFRWNYDQDVDTPNMDRLAQEGVKAKYLTPPFVTMTSPSHFTTISGRWIEDHGVIHNMMFNTETHWKYSFKTTQNKTEWWDNGVLPLWITAQRQGRKTASFHYPGGGAKYKGEAVQRSLVESHTHPDSNETEWRENIDIVMNWFTKEDFDFVTLYYGEPDNVGHKFGPETENRRVMIQQIDRTIGYLVEAIKRHSLTKHLNVIITSDHGMTTVKKSPNVTEILLTNYIKFKDLVKFDIVDYGGFGMILPKPGKEEAVYQALKNAHPHLNVYKKEEFPERFHFAKHKRVLPIVMYADSGYNINGQLIIYFNKGDHGFDNVYMDMKTIFRAFGPDFKKNHLAEPFDSIHIYPLMCKLLGVTPEPHNGSLAVTQEMLVQHEHNEQQQQPDSDLRYVAL